One region of Intestinimonas massiliensis (ex Afouda et al. 2020) genomic DNA includes:
- the trmD gene encoding tRNA (guanosine(37)-N1)-methyltransferase TrmD, which yields MYRIDIMTLFDETVGDMMSESILGRAQERDLIRIEAHQIRDYTLNRQKQVDDYPYGGGRGAVMQADPLYQCWKHIVDTYGPGRTIYMSPAGKTFDQAAAKRLKNDYDHLILVCGHYEGIDERFIEECVDEELSMGDFVLTGGEIPAMAVADAVARMVPGVLPDPECFEEESHYNGMLEYPQYSRPEVWHDRAVPSILLSGHHANIAKWRRKQALLRTRTRRPDLYARLDLSSKSDQKLLRELEAEEAEIPPLT from the coding sequence ATGTATAGGATCGATATCATGACCCTCTTTGACGAAACGGTGGGGGATATGATGAGCGAGTCCATCCTGGGCCGGGCCCAGGAGCGGGACCTGATCCGCATCGAAGCCCATCAGATTCGGGATTATACCTTAAACAGGCAGAAGCAGGTGGACGACTATCCCTACGGGGGCGGACGCGGGGCCGTGATGCAGGCCGACCCGCTCTACCAGTGCTGGAAACACATTGTAGACACCTACGGCCCCGGACGCACCATCTACATGTCTCCGGCAGGCAAAACCTTTGACCAGGCCGCCGCCAAGCGCCTGAAGAACGATTATGATCACCTGATCCTGGTCTGCGGGCACTACGAGGGCATCGATGAGCGGTTCATTGAGGAGTGCGTGGACGAGGAGCTTTCCATGGGGGATTTCGTCCTTACCGGCGGGGAGATCCCCGCCATGGCGGTGGCCGATGCGGTGGCCCGCATGGTCCCCGGCGTCCTTCCCGACCCGGAGTGCTTCGAAGAGGAGAGTCACTACAACGGGATGCTGGAATATCCCCAATACTCCCGTCCCGAGGTGTGGCATGACCGCGCCGTCCCGTCCATTCTGCTGTCCGGTCACCACGCCAACATCGCCAAATGGCGGCGCAAGCAGGCCCTCCTCCGTACCCGGACCCGGCGGCCGGACCTCTATGCGCGACTGGACCTGTCCTCCAAGTCTGACCAGAAGCTGCTGCGGGAGCTGGAGGCCGAGGAGGCGGAAATACCCCCCCTTACCTGA
- the rimM gene encoding ribosome maturation factor RimM (Essential for efficient processing of 16S rRNA), giving the protein MKNKFLEAGQIVNTHGVQGELKIVPWADSPEFLRGFDVFYIDGTPFKVLGARAHKGNILVRLEGVSDVNAAMRLKGKIISIDRTGVVLPEGRHFIADLIGLEVRDAASGEVLGAIADVLTPPAHEVYVVKGGRHEYMIPAVDEFLAETNVEGGYIRVRLIEGMASDV; this is encoded by the coding sequence ATGAAAAACAAGTTTTTAGAGGCCGGGCAGATCGTCAACACCCACGGTGTACAGGGGGAGTTGAAGATCGTCCCATGGGCCGACTCGCCGGAGTTTCTCCGCGGCTTTGACGTCTTTTATATCGATGGTACACCGTTCAAGGTGCTGGGCGCCCGCGCGCACAAAGGAAATATCCTTGTCAGGCTGGAGGGCGTGAGCGACGTCAATGCCGCCATGCGTCTCAAGGGCAAAATCATCTCCATCGACCGCACCGGAGTGGTCCTCCCTGAAGGGCGGCACTTTATTGCCGACCTGATTGGCCTGGAGGTGCGGGACGCCGCCAGCGGCGAGGTGCTGGGAGCGATCGCCGATGTGCTCACCCCGCCGGCCCACGAGGTCTATGTGGTGAAGGGCGGGCGCCACGAGTATATGATTCCCGCCGTGGATGAATTTTTGGCGGAGACCAATGTGGAAGGCGGCTACATTCGGGTCCGCCTCATCGAAGGGATGGCCAGCGATGTATAG
- a CDS encoding G5 and 3D domain-containing protein, translated as MLTRLSQRGRVIVFLLTAALAVTLVTGSATPRTTYIITDGDVITTVEGYAGELDGALERAGIALSAADQVRSVREDRVVQVEIARPLTTYETELAELLPYQTVRRENPELELGQEQVVQTGRQGRVIETTRIVTDPDGTVHRSDLGRSVAEEPVDEIVEYGTRLPAVAASYLSVTSDVLTHVNAAEDGSGVLTTASGQTLRYARALTVKATAYTTERQSWKKTATGTIARVGAIAVDPKVIPYGTRMYIVSSDGTITYGVATAEDCGGSIKGNRVDLFFDTYSECINFGVRSCTVYILD; from the coding sequence ATGTTGACACGATTATCCCAGCGGGGCCGCGTCATCGTCTTTCTGCTGACTGCCGCCCTGGCCGTCACTCTGGTTACAGGCTCCGCGACGCCCCGCACCACCTATATCATCACCGACGGTGACGTGATCACCACGGTGGAGGGCTACGCCGGAGAGCTGGACGGCGCACTGGAGCGGGCGGGCATCGCTCTCTCCGCTGCCGACCAGGTCCGGTCCGTCCGCGAGGACCGGGTCGTCCAGGTGGAGATTGCCCGCCCCCTCACCACTTATGAGACGGAGCTCGCCGAGCTGCTGCCCTACCAGACCGTCCGCCGTGAAAACCCCGAGCTGGAGCTGGGGCAGGAGCAGGTCGTCCAGACCGGCCGTCAGGGGCGGGTCATCGAGACCACCCGGATCGTCACCGATCCGGACGGCACCGTGCACCGCTCTGATCTGGGGCGCTCTGTGGCGGAGGAGCCCGTAGACGAGATCGTGGAGTACGGCACCCGGCTGCCCGCCGTGGCCGCCTCCTACCTCAGCGTCACCAGCGACGTGCTCACCCATGTGAACGCCGCGGAGGACGGCAGCGGCGTCCTTACCACCGCCTCCGGCCAGACGCTGCGTTACGCCAGGGCCCTCACCGTCAAGGCCACCGCCTACACCACGGAGCGCCAGTCCTGGAAAAAGACCGCCACCGGCACCATCGCCCGGGTAGGCGCCATCGCCGTGGACCCCAAGGTCATTCCCTATGGCACCCGCATGTATATCGTCTCCTCCGACGGCACCATCACCTACGGCGTTGCCACGGCGGAGGACTGTGGCGGCAGCATCAAAGGCAACCGGGTCGATCTCTTCTTCGACACCTACAGTGAATGCATCAACTTCGGCGTCCGTAGCTGCACCGTCTATATCCTGGACTAA